In Fluviicola taffensis DSM 16823, the following are encoded in one genomic region:
- the rplM gene encoding 50S ribosomal protein L13, with amino-acid sequence MDTLSYKTVSANKETANKKWLLVDAEGQTVGRLASKVAKLVRGKHKPNFTPHADCGDNVIVVNAEKVSFSGTKLENKEYVRYTGYPGGQRSLTAQELLKRNPERVIEKAIKGMLPKNTLGRELFRNVKVITGADHKHEAQKPEAFDLNAYK; translated from the coding sequence GTGGATACTTTAAGTTACAAAACTGTCTCTGCTAACAAGGAAACTGCGAATAAAAAGTGGTTGTTAGTAGATGCTGAAGGCCAGACAGTTGGTCGTTTAGCAAGTAAGGTAGCGAAGTTAGTACGTGGAAAACACAAGCCTAACTTCACTCCGCACGCTGACTGTGGTGATAACGTGATCGTTGTCAACGCAGAGAAGGTGTCGTTCTCTGGTACGAAATTAGAGAACAAAGAATACGTTCGATACACTGGATATCCAGGAGGACAACGTTCATTGACTGCGCAAGAATTATTGAAGCGTAATCCTGAGCGTGTAATCGAAAAAGCAATTAAAGGGATGTTGCCAAAGAATACTTTGGGTCGCGAATTGTTTAGAAATGTGAAAGTTATCACTGGAGCAGATCACAAACATGAGGCTCAAAAACCTGAGGCATTTGACTTAAACGCTTATAAATAA
- the rpsI gene encoding 30S ribosomal protein S9: MEVVNALGRRKTSVARVYLMKGTGKMTINKRDYKEFFPVAILQGKVEQPFNLTDTLGQYDIKVNVAGGGINGQAEAIRLGVSRALVEVSADFKTLLKAEGLMTRDPRMVERKKPGQPKARKKFQFSKR; the protein is encoded by the coding sequence ATGGAAGTAGTAAACGCATTAGGAAGAAGAAAAACTTCAGTTGCTCGTGTGTACTTGATGAAAGGTACGGGCAAGATGACAATTAATAAACGTGATTACAAAGAGTTCTTTCCAGTAGCTATTTTGCAAGGGAAAGTTGAGCAGCCGTTCAACTTGACTGATACTTTAGGTCAGTATGACATTAAAGTAAATGTAGCTGGTGGTGGAATTAACGGACAAGCGGAAGCTATTCGTTTAGGAGTATCTCGCGCTTTGGTAGAGGTTTCAGCAGATTTTAAAACGTTGTTGAAAGCAGAAGGTTTAATGACACGTGATCCAAGAATGGTTGAGCGTAAAAAACCAGGTCAACCGAAAGCACGTAAGAAATTCCAATTCTCGAAACGTTAA
- the dinB gene encoding DNA polymerase IV: MSEDKSANEVRKIIHVDMDAFYASVEQMDNPDLIGKPIAVGGSKLRGVVAAASYEARKFGVKSAMPSSMAARLCPELIFVRPRFDRYQEISHQIRAIFYEYTDLVEPLSLDEAFLDVTTNKKGIQSATLLAKEIRERIYQEVGLRASAGISINKFTAKVASDVNKPNGQLTVIPEEVETFLEKLPIDRFFGIGKVTATKMKELGVRTGKDLKQKSIDFLNQHFGKQGLHFYNIVRGIQYSKVKPNRIRKSFAVEHTYFSEIYSKRKILENLEQIALDLERRMKKKSVSGKCVSIKIKYADFTQQTRAKTVLEYMSTKEEFFPLIELLVEHLEINKPVRLLGISFSKLNTEETELDQDKQLTLQF; the protein is encoded by the coding sequence ATGTCTGAAGATAAGAGTGCGAATGAAGTACGGAAGATTATCCATGTAGATATGGATGCCTTTTATGCTTCTGTTGAGCAAATGGATAATCCAGACTTAATCGGTAAGCCAATTGCGGTTGGAGGAAGTAAATTAAGGGGTGTTGTTGCTGCAGCGAGTTATGAGGCACGAAAGTTTGGAGTGAAGTCAGCAATGCCAAGTTCGATGGCTGCACGATTATGTCCGGAACTGATTTTTGTTAGACCGCGTTTCGACCGTTACCAAGAAATTTCACACCAAATCAGAGCAATATTTTACGAATATACCGATTTGGTTGAACCGCTTTCTTTGGATGAAGCATTTTTAGATGTGACAACCAATAAGAAAGGAATTCAATCAGCAACGTTATTGGCAAAAGAGATTAGGGAACGCATTTATCAAGAAGTAGGATTAAGAGCAAGTGCTGGAATTTCCATCAATAAATTTACTGCCAAAGTAGCTTCAGATGTCAATAAGCCAAACGGACAACTAACAGTTATTCCGGAAGAAGTTGAGACTTTTCTAGAAAAATTACCCATTGATCGGTTTTTTGGGATTGGAAAAGTAACCGCTACCAAGATGAAAGAGTTAGGTGTGCGAACTGGAAAAGACTTGAAGCAGAAGAGTATCGATTTTTTAAATCAACATTTCGGAAAACAAGGGCTACACTTTTACAACATTGTTCGCGGAATTCAATACAGTAAAGTAAAACCGAATCGCATTCGAAAATCGTTTGCTGTTGAACATACTTATTTTTCAGAGATTTATTCCAAGCGGAAAATTTTAGAGAATTTGGAACAAATTGCACTTGATTTGGAGCGTCGGATGAAAAAGAAGTCCGTTTCAGGAAAATGTGTATCGATTAAAATAAAGTACGCCGATTTTACGCAACAAACTCGAGCAAAAACGGTGTTGGAATACATGTCGACAAAAGAAGAGTTTTTTCCGCTTATTGAACTTTTAGTGGAACATTTAGAAATCAATAAACCTGTTCGATTATTGGGGATCTCTTTCTCCAAATTGAATACGGAAGAAACTGAATTAGATCAAGACAAACAATTGACTCTTCAGTTTTGA
- a CDS encoding aldehyde dehydrogenase (NADP(+)) yields MNPYLGKNHIGYQGSNLGNHVFFGINPTNNQPFETPFYQATSEEVNLALELAQMAFEKYRLISLKKRVLFLQAIAQKVRANKDELIHWFCAESGLPKNRAETELERSCFQFEYYAKAVESGYALEIKEDSADPERKPNPKPSLLKMNVPVGPVVVFGASNFPFAYSTLGGDVASALAAGCSVIVKGHAMHPHTSSISAQFIIDVAKEYEMPEGVFSHLLAEDFTVGQQLVQDSRVKAVGFTGSIGGGMALQKLINERKEPISLYAEMGSSNPIVITKSSLEKRPEEIAQQISGSVLLNAGQFCTSPGLLFVEETANFNLFKVSIIQSFSESDLQCMLHPGISKRYFERAKEHALLVNVLYEGKKEGNFIQPSLAETTASEFCSNPQIQEEIFGSYLTIVVCRDESELKKCLETLQGQLTTSLYTETSVEIEDLIPILSAKSGRIILNGVPTGVEVSFAQQHGGPFPSSLNSYFTSVGWDAIKRFQRPVAFQNFSQEFSSEKRLFNENTFFLHFLNGKYE; encoded by the coding sequence ATGAATCCGTATTTAGGTAAAAATCACATTGGTTATCAAGGAAGCAATCTTGGTAACCATGTTTTTTTTGGGATTAACCCAACAAACAATCAGCCATTCGAAACGCCTTTTTACCAAGCAACTTCGGAAGAAGTAAACTTAGCTCTTGAACTAGCTCAAATGGCTTTTGAGAAGTATCGTTTGATTTCCCTCAAAAAGCGTGTTTTGTTTCTCCAAGCAATTGCTCAAAAAGTAAGAGCAAATAAAGACGAATTAATCCATTGGTTTTGTGCTGAAAGCGGTTTGCCTAAAAATCGCGCAGAAACTGAATTGGAACGCTCTTGTTTTCAATTTGAGTATTATGCCAAAGCGGTTGAATCGGGTTACGCACTTGAAATCAAAGAAGATTCAGCAGATCCAGAAAGAAAACCCAATCCAAAACCTTCGTTGTTGAAAATGAATGTTCCAGTTGGACCAGTGGTTGTTTTTGGAGCAAGTAATTTTCCTTTTGCGTATTCAACATTAGGAGGAGATGTTGCTTCGGCACTTGCTGCAGGTTGCTCCGTGATTGTGAAAGGGCACGCAATGCATCCACATACGAGCTCTATTTCTGCTCAGTTTATTATAGATGTTGCAAAAGAGTACGAAATGCCTGAAGGTGTTTTCTCTCATTTACTAGCTGAAGATTTTACTGTTGGACAACAATTGGTTCAAGATTCTCGTGTAAAAGCTGTCGGATTCACAGGAAGTATCGGTGGAGGAATGGCGTTGCAGAAATTAATTAATGAGCGGAAAGAGCCTATCTCTCTTTATGCAGAAATGGGAAGTTCGAATCCAATCGTCATTACAAAAAGTTCATTGGAAAAGCGCCCTGAAGAGATTGCGCAACAAATTAGCGGATCTGTTTTGTTGAATGCTGGTCAGTTTTGCACTTCTCCAGGCTTGTTGTTTGTAGAGGAAACCGCAAATTTCAACCTATTTAAAGTGTCCATTATCCAATCTTTTTCTGAAAGTGACTTACAATGTATGTTGCATCCTGGAATTTCGAAACGGTATTTTGAACGGGCAAAAGAACACGCTCTTTTGGTAAATGTGCTTTATGAAGGGAAAAAGGAAGGTAACTTCATCCAGCCATCTTTGGCTGAAACAACGGCTTCTGAATTTTGTTCCAATCCCCAAATTCAAGAAGAGATCTTTGGATCGTATCTAACGATTGTTGTTTGTCGGGATGAATCGGAACTGAAAAAATGTTTGGAAACCTTGCAAGGACAACTGACTACCAGTTTGTATACTGAAACATCTGTAGAGATTGAGGATTTAATTCCAATTTTATCTGCTAAATCAGGGCGAATTATTCTAAATGGAGTTCCAACAGGAGTAGAAGTGAGTTTTGCTCAACAACATGGAGGACCATTTCCCAGTAGCTTAAATTCCTATTTCACTTCTGTAGGTTGGGATGCGATTAAACGATTCCAAAGACCGGTTGCATTTCAAAACTTCTCTCAAGAATTTAGTTCCGAAAAGAGATTATTCAACGAAAACACATTTTTTTTACATTTTCTTAACGGAAAATATGAATAG
- a CDS encoding PorV/PorQ family protein yields MKFYLIVCIFCYTFVSFGQSSVAPKYSNEFLSIGIGADALGLSNAVVAQTSGVNSGYWNPAGLARTNKWLDIGLMHSEYFAGIAKYDYLGLAHQIDEKSAVGLSIIRFAVDDIPNTTQLIDNEGKIDYDKITTFTAADYAFLLSYARKLKIKGLAVGGNFKVIHRKVGDFAKSWGFGIDAGLTYEKSERLKFGAVIRDVTSTFNAWMFTLDETTKQVFTLTGNEIPRNGLELTLPRIILGTYYKQPLGKKGIFVSGELDLDITTDGKRNTILKTNVVSFDPHIGIAFGFKELVTLRGGISNMQYIKNFDDSKKLTIQPNIGIGLHFKAIYLDYAFTDIGDASTALYSHVISLRLALNKPKNAAKKDE; encoded by the coding sequence ATGAAATTTTACCTAATTGTTTGCATCTTTTGCTACACATTCGTTTCGTTTGGACAAAGCTCAGTTGCACCCAAATATTCGAATGAATTCTTATCCATTGGAATTGGAGCTGATGCACTTGGTCTTTCAAATGCCGTAGTAGCCCAAACAAGCGGTGTTAATAGTGGATATTGGAATCCAGCAGGTTTGGCAAGAACAAATAAATGGTTAGATATCGGCCTAATGCACTCGGAATATTTTGCCGGAATTGCGAAGTATGATTATCTAGGATTAGCACATCAAATTGACGAGAAAAGTGCGGTTGGACTATCCATTATTCGATTTGCTGTAGATGATATTCCGAATACGACTCAATTGATTGATAACGAAGGGAAAATCGATTACGATAAAATCACCACATTTACTGCTGCAGACTACGCATTCTTATTGTCTTATGCGCGAAAACTGAAAATAAAGGGATTAGCTGTTGGTGGAAACTTTAAAGTGATTCACCGAAAAGTGGGAGATTTTGCAAAATCTTGGGGATTTGGAATTGATGCAGGTCTTACTTACGAGAAAAGTGAGCGCTTGAAATTTGGAGCTGTCATTCGCGATGTAACATCCACTTTCAACGCATGGATGTTCACATTGGATGAAACGACCAAACAAGTATTTACTTTAACAGGAAATGAGATTCCTAGAAACGGATTGGAATTGACACTTCCTCGGATTATTTTAGGAACTTACTACAAACAACCACTTGGAAAAAAGGGAATTTTTGTTTCTGGTGAATTGGATTTAGACATCACAACAGATGGTAAGCGAAATACGATTTTAAAGACAAACGTTGTGAGTTTCGACCCGCATATCGGAATCGCTTTTGGATTTAAAGAGTTGGTTACTTTGCGCGGAGGAATCTCTAATATGCAATACATCAAAAATTTCGATGACTCAAAGAAGCTTACCATTCAACCAAATATTGGTATTGGATTACATTTTAAAGCGATATATTTAGATTACGCATTTACAGATATTGGCGATGCCTCAACAGCACTATATTCCCATGTCATTTCATTGCGACTGGCATTGAACAAACCAAAAAATGCCGCAAAAAAAGATGAATAA
- a CDS encoding T9SS type A sorting domain-containing protein — MKELIFNQLLILSLILMSQKAFGQNPTIDSLKIIPENANTNDEIKVICYTTFPSGGCELVNHSLIAQGNQLTLSLEYEFGFLTYICHSVDTISLGNLDANNYQLHVNLIIHPMDQIVDSDNVNFSIDTPLSINSHSTKYSLTVFPNPFENELQIKTDATIEKVELSTFSGQKIILKEITVPNDTMIDVSELKNGIYLLTITDNKGNKYTKRIVKNNQ, encoded by the coding sequence ATGAAAGAACTTATATTCAACCAACTCCTTATTTTAAGCTTGATACTAATGAGTCAAAAAGCTTTTGGACAAAATCCAACAATTGACAGCTTGAAGATCATTCCAGAAAATGCAAACACAAATGATGAAATCAAAGTGATTTGCTACACAACATTTCCTTCCGGAGGATGTGAATTGGTAAATCATTCCCTTATCGCTCAAGGAAATCAACTCACATTGAGTTTGGAATACGAGTTTGGATTTTTGACCTACATTTGTCACAGTGTTGACACCATTTCATTGGGAAATTTGGATGCAAACAATTATCAGTTACATGTCAATTTAATCATCCATCCAATGGATCAAATTGTAGACAGCGATAATGTCAATTTTTCCATTGACACCCCGCTAAGCATTAACAGTCATTCAACCAAGTATTCCTTAACCGTTTTTCCAAACCCTTTTGAAAATGAATTACAAATCAAAACAGATGCAACCATTGAAAAAGTAGAACTAAGCACTTTTTCTGGTCAAAAAATAATTTTAAAAGAAATCACTGTTCCAAATGATACAATGATTGATGTATCCGAACTGAAAAACGGAATTTATCTACTCACAATAACAGATAATAAAGGAAATAAGTACACCAAAAGAATCGTCAAAAACAATCAGTAA
- a CDS encoding DUF2891 domain-containing protein, producing MKHFLLAIFLYPIFVHAQELNLAQATRLIHLPIKCMQQEYPNKMGQVLNDSTDLHSPKQLHPAFYGCFDWHSSVHGHWLIIRLLKEFPSLKNDSLIQALHTNIQPSTIEQEMAYFKTKNNGSFERTYGWNWVLKLQLELDTWQDQDGQKLADALRPLSNLLVEKYLEFIPKLNYPIRSGDHINTAFGLTFSFDYAVYTKNDSLQKLITQKAQLFYGNDQKYPLYLEPGGYDFLSPGMEEIDLMRRILPTNEFKVWLKKFAPQLFSKKFTLEPGVVSDRTDGHLVHLDGLNFSRAWCLFGLVRTLPELAHLEKIAVNHLNYSLPNIVDGDYMGEHWLASFAVLALFESRMEITIKN from the coding sequence ATGAAACACTTCTTGTTAGCAATATTTTTGTATCCAATTTTTGTCCATGCTCAAGAACTTAATCTTGCCCAAGCAACCCGATTGATTCATCTGCCTATCAAATGTATGCAACAAGAATATCCAAATAAAATGGGCCAGGTTTTGAATGATTCTACAGATTTACATAGTCCTAAACAGCTTCATCCAGCATTCTACGGCTGTTTTGATTGGCATTCTTCCGTTCATGGACATTGGCTAATTATACGTTTGTTAAAAGAGTTTCCTTCTTTGAAGAATGATAGTCTCATACAAGCCTTGCATACCAACATTCAGCCAAGTACAATTGAGCAAGAAATGGCTTATTTCAAAACCAAAAACAACGGGTCTTTTGAGCGGACCTACGGTTGGAATTGGGTATTGAAATTACAACTAGAACTAGACACTTGGCAAGATCAAGATGGTCAAAAACTGGCAGATGCCTTACGCCCTCTGAGTAATCTTCTGGTCGAAAAATACTTGGAATTCATTCCCAAATTAAACTACCCTATTCGCTCCGGAGACCATATAAACACAGCATTTGGACTCACTTTCTCTTTTGATTATGCCGTTTACACCAAAAACGATTCACTTCAAAAACTGATTACTCAAAAGGCGCAACTATTTTACGGAAACGACCAAAAGTATCCATTGTATTTAGAGCCTGGTGGGTATGATTTTCTTTCTCCTGGAATGGAAGAAATTGATTTGATGCGACGTATTTTGCCAACAAATGAATTTAAAGTGTGGTTGAAAAAATTTGCCCCTCAATTATTCAGCAAAAAGTTCACTTTGGAACCTGGTGTAGTTAGCGATAGAACCGACGGACATTTGGTTCATCTAGACGGATTGAACTTCTCTAGGGCATGGTGTTTATTCGGATTAGTACGCACTTTACCCGAATTGGCACATTTGGAAAAAATCGCTGTAAATCATTTAAACTATTCTCTTCCTAATATTGTTGATGGCGATTACATGGGCGAACATTGGTTGGCAAGCTTTGCTGTACTTGCCTTGTTTGAATCACGAATGGAGATCACCATTAAAAACTAA
- a CDS encoding RNA polymerase sigma factor, giving the protein MEENIEEFIKGNKKAFDGVYEKYSPSMFGICMRYANCRDDAQEILQETFIKVYLNREKMNPQLPIGPWIKTITIRTAINFLKTQKRMILTENEDFFEAPHEWFLPEKDPKDQKNLLLKLMSEMPPGYRTVFNLFVLDNLTHKEIAEYLDISEGASKSQLAKAKNWIKINLEKKRTNERA; this is encoded by the coding sequence ATGGAGGAAAACATAGAAGAATTTATCAAAGGAAATAAAAAAGCTTTTGACGGGGTTTACGAAAAATACTCCCCTTCTATGTTTGGTATTTGTATGCGTTATGCAAACTGTAGAGACGATGCGCAAGAAATTCTGCAAGAAACATTTATCAAAGTCTATCTAAACCGAGAGAAAATGAATCCCCAACTCCCAATCGGACCTTGGATTAAAACAATCACCATCAGAACTGCAATCAATTTTTTGAAAACTCAAAAACGAATGATCTTAACCGAAAATGAAGACTTTTTTGAAGCTCCTCATGAATGGTTTCTTCCTGAGAAAGATCCGAAAGATCAGAAAAACTTGCTACTGAAACTAATGTCAGAAATGCCTCCGGGTTATCGAACAGTGTTTAATTTATTTGTTTTGGATAATCTCACACATAAGGAAATTGCGGAATACTTGGATATATCTGAAGGAGCCTCAAAATCACAATTGGCGAAGGCAAAAAATTGGATTAAAATAAATCTAGAAAAAAAAAGAACCAATGAAAGAGCTTGA
- a CDS encoding enoyl-CoA hydratase/isomerase family protein → MSEAVNQGHVEMHVDEFGIATIEFGHPMSNSLPGKILRKLAETITDAGKDSAVKVIVLKSAGDKAFCAGASFDELISIQDLETGKVFFSGFAQVINACRKCPKLIIGRVQGKAVGGGVGIASAVDYCYATRFAEVKLSELAVGIGPFVVGPAVERKMGLSAMSQLAINATEWRTAEWAMQNGLYADVFDSEHEMDEEITRLATVLAKSSPEAMAELKKIFWIGTENWDQLLAERAGISGTLVLSDFTVNAINSFKKK, encoded by the coding sequence ATGTCAGAAGCAGTTAATCAAGGCCATGTAGAAATGCATGTAGATGAATTCGGTATTGCTACAATCGAATTCGGACATCCAATGAGTAATTCCTTACCAGGAAAAATTCTTCGAAAATTAGCTGAAACAATTACGGATGCTGGAAAAGATTCAGCAGTAAAAGTGATTGTTTTAAAATCAGCTGGAGATAAAGCGTTTTGTGCTGGAGCCAGCTTTGATGAATTAATTTCGATTCAAGATTTAGAAACAGGAAAGGTGTTCTTTTCCGGATTTGCACAAGTAATTAATGCGTGTAGAAAATGCCCGAAACTGATCATTGGTCGTGTTCAAGGAAAAGCAGTTGGTGGTGGAGTAGGAATTGCTTCCGCAGTAGATTATTGTTATGCAACGCGTTTTGCGGAAGTGAAACTTTCAGAGCTTGCAGTAGGAATTGGCCCTTTTGTGGTTGGTCCAGCTGTGGAGCGTAAAATGGGACTTTCAGCAATGTCGCAATTGGCTATTAATGCTACGGAATGGAGAACAGCTGAATGGGCTATGCAAAATGGTTTATATGCAGACGTTTTCGATAGTGAGCATGAAATGGATGAGGAAATAACTCGTTTAGCAACTGTTTTAGCTAAATCAAGTCCTGAAGCAATGGCTGAGTTGAAAAAAATATTCTGGATAGGAACTGAAAATTGGGATCAATTGCTTGCAGAGCGTGCAGGAATCAGCGGAACCTTGGTTCTTTCTGATTTCACTGTGAATGCGATTAATTCGTTTAAGAAAAAGTAA
- a CDS encoding CDP-alcohol phosphatidyltransferase family protein produces the protein MKMFNIPNLITASNMLCGVFAIILAFAGRIDIAPYFIFLAAVLDFFDGFVARLLKQQGELGKQLDSLADMISFGLAPGLIILVTLIFATTALDPHNLLFGDNRELGGLLWNSGEFITTNTIVEMGDNGVPLTFRVAMAISNWKSNFFDWGTINWLPFVGLIIPFFSLFRLAKFNIDTRQSESFIGLPTPANTIFFMAFPLLLTQYGGTTGWEHDLIMWLIQPIVLIPIIVVMSVLLVSELPLFALKFKNFKWKGNGTRYIFLISCGILISTLLIWSIPIIVLLYLLLSFIQHILRKKTNA, from the coding sequence ATGAAAATGTTCAACATCCCTAATTTGATTACTGCCAGCAATATGCTTTGCGGAGTCTTCGCTATTATTTTGGCTTTTGCAGGTAGAATTGATATAGCACCCTATTTTATTTTCCTAGCCGCAGTGCTCGATTTTTTCGATGGTTTCGTAGCGCGCTTGCTCAAACAACAAGGAGAATTGGGAAAACAATTGGATTCGTTGGCGGATATGATCTCGTTTGGTTTGGCTCCAGGTCTAATCATACTGGTTACATTGATTTTTGCTACTACAGCATTGGATCCACATAATTTATTATTTGGGGATAACAGAGAGCTCGGTGGCTTGTTGTGGAATAGCGGAGAGTTCATTACTACCAATACGATAGTGGAAATGGGGGATAATGGCGTCCCGCTGACATTCCGGGTGGCGATGGCAATTAGCAACTGGAAAAGCAATTTTTTTGATTGGGGAACAATTAACTGGCTGCCTTTTGTTGGATTAATTATCCCATTCTTCTCCTTATTCCGTCTCGCAAAATTCAATATTGATACGCGTCAATCGGAATCATTTATTGGACTCCCAACTCCCGCAAATACGATCTTCTTCATGGCTTTTCCATTGTTGCTTACTCAATACGGTGGGACCACAGGTTGGGAACACGATTTGATTATGTGGCTCATTCAACCAATCGTTTTGATTCCGATTATTGTGGTTATGTCGGTACTTTTGGTCTCTGAATTGCCGCTTTTCGCACTGAAATTCAAGAACTTCAAGTGGAAAGGAAATGGAACGCGGTATATTTTCTTAATAAGTTGTGGAATACTTATTTCCACTTTATTGATTTGGTCCATTCCAATTATTGTACTTTTGTACCTGTTATTATCATTTATTCAACACATTCTTCGGAAAAAAACGAACGCATGA
- the rpsB gene encoding 30S ribosomal protein S2, whose translation MSKVNFDSLLEAGVHFGHLKRKWNPAMAPYIFDEKKGIHIIDLNKTIAHLDQACAAMKQIAKSGKKVLFVATKKQAKEIITDRVAPINMPYVTERWSGGMLTNFQTTRKSIRKMVSIDKMKTDGTWETLNKRERLFKTRQRDKLEKTFGSIADMTRQPAAIFIVDILKEHIALAEAKRLGIPTFAMVDTNSDPRLVDFPIPANDDATKSIAIILDAICGSIKEGLDDRKTTATKDKDEAPAAATEEVVAKVEETKE comes from the coding sequence ATGTCTAAAGTAAATTTTGATAGTTTATTAGAAGCAGGTGTTCACTTCGGACACTTAAAAAGAAAATGGAACCCGGCAATGGCGCCGTATATCTTTGACGAGAAAAAAGGTATCCACATTATTGACCTTAATAAGACAATTGCACATCTTGATCAAGCTTGTGCGGCAATGAAGCAAATTGCTAAGTCGGGTAAAAAAGTACTTTTCGTAGCTACTAAAAAACAAGCAAAGGAAATTATCACTGATCGTGTAGCTCCAATTAACATGCCTTATGTTACTGAGCGTTGGTCTGGTGGTATGTTAACAAATTTCCAAACAACACGTAAGTCTATTCGTAAAATGGTGTCTATCGACAAAATGAAAACGGATGGTACTTGGGAGACATTGAACAAGCGTGAGCGTTTATTCAAAACTCGTCAACGTGACAAATTGGAGAAAACTTTCGGTTCAATCGCGGATATGACTCGTCAACCAGCAGCGATTTTCATCGTTGATATCTTGAAAGAGCATATTGCATTGGCTGAAGCGAAACGTTTGGGTATCCCAACATTTGCAATGGTAGATACGAATTCTGACCCACGCTTGGTTGATTTTCCTATCCCAGCGAATGATGATGCTACAAAATCAATCGCAATTATCTTAGATGCTATTTGTGGATCAATCAAAGAAGGTTTGGACGATCGCAAAACTACTGCAACGAAAGATAAAGATGAAGCTCCAGCTGCAGCAACTGAAGAAGTTGTAGCTAAAGTGGAAGAAACAAAAGAATAA
- a CDS encoding RNA recognition motif domain-containing protein, translating to MTNIFIANLDWEITSEDLLATFSAFGAVHLAHVVFDAKTKQSKGFGYVEMESAEEAINAIQALNGFEVNDRKLDVKIASPKANRPKPEDKPKKPAFGNKPGGFGGQKKFNNNGPRPGGQGGGGSYRPNDRNPNFKREGGASSGGGTYKPNPRPSSSESGSSSGSSSSSGSGSSGSTDRQMRPRRKFDN from the coding sequence ATGACAAATATTTTCATCGCAAATCTTGACTGGGAGATTACTTCAGAAGATTTGCTAGCAACGTTTTCAGCGTTTGGCGCAGTTCATCTAGCACATGTAGTGTTTGATGCAAAGACAAAACAATCAAAAGGCTTTGGTTATGTCGAAATGGAAAGTGCAGAGGAGGCAATCAATGCAATTCAAGCATTAAATGGCTTTGAGGTTAATGACCGGAAGTTAGATGTGAAAATCGCATCTCCAAAAGCAAATCGTCCGAAACCAGAAGACAAACCAAAAAAACCAGCATTTGGTAATAAACCAGGTGGCTTTGGTGGACAGAAAAAGTTTAATAATAACGGACCAAGACCGGGCGGACAAGGTGGTGGTGGATCGTACAGACCAAATGATCGAAATCCAAATTTCAAACGTGAAGGAGGAGCATCATCAGGTGGAGGAACTTATAAACCGAATCCTAGACCTTCTAGTTCAGAATCAGGTTCTAGTTCAGGATCAAGTTCTAGCTCGGGATCGGGATCAAGTGGATCTACTGATCGTCAAATGCGTCCTCGTAGAAAATTCGATAATTAA
- the purS gene encoding phosphoribosylformylglycinamidine synthase subunit PurS: MKFKAEIDVMPLEALLDPQGKAVTNSMPTIGLPEITGVRVGRHVRLFVDAPSKDVATEKVELACKKLLSNQIMESYSYTVEEA; encoded by the coding sequence ATGAAATTCAAAGCTGAAATCGATGTGATGCCATTAGAGGCATTGTTAGACCCTCAAGGAAAAGCTGTTACTAACAGTATGCCAACTATTGGTTTGCCTGAAATTACTGGAGTGCGCGTTGGAAGACACGTACGTCTTTTTGTAGATGCACCTTCTAAAGATGTAGCTACAGAAAAAGTGGAATTGGCTTGTAAGAAATTACTTTCAAACCAAATCATGGAAAGTTATTCGTATACGGTTGAGGAGGCGTAA